A genomic window from Streptomyces broussonetiae includes:
- a CDS encoding 3-hydroxyacyl-CoA dehydrogenase family protein, translated as MATPLSPLSGTPLSPFKTIAVVGLGTMGTGITEVLVKAGREVIGIDVSEAQAVRCVAALEASTARAVERGRITESERADALARVRTGTDLGAAADADLVIEVAPESYEVKHQIFRELDAIVRPETVLATGTNALSVTRLAADSARPERVLGLHFFNPAPAMKLVEVVSSVLTAPQAVAAVTDLALELGKEPVAVGDRPGFVADGLLFGYLNQAAAMYEARYASREDIDAAMRLGCGLPMGPLALLDLIGIDTARTVLEAMYAESRDRLHAPAPILKQLSEAGLTGRKSGRGFYSYEAPGSATVVPDTLTPAEGDTGATGRSVRSVGVAGSGTMASGIAEVFAKAGYEVVLAARSEEKAQAAKARIGKSLARSVDKGRLTAEAAAGVLDLITPAGSYDAFADVDLAVEAVAEDLEVKRQLFQTLDKVCKPGAILATTTSSLPVVACARATSRPQDVIGMHFFNPAPAMKLVEVVRTVLTADDVHATVREVCATIRKHAVDCGDRAGFIVNALLFPYLNNAIKMVEEHYASLDDIDAAMRLGGGYPMGPFELLDVVGLDVSLAIEKVLHREFRDPGLAPSPLLEHLVAAGCLGRKTGRGFREYARR; from the coding sequence ATGGCCACTCCCCTGTCCCCCCTGTCCGGCACCCCGCTGTCCCCGTTCAAGACGATCGCCGTCGTCGGCCTCGGCACCATGGGCACCGGTATCACCGAGGTCCTTGTGAAGGCCGGCCGCGAGGTGATCGGCATCGACGTCAGCGAGGCCCAGGCCGTCCGGTGCGTCGCCGCGCTGGAGGCCTCCACCGCCCGTGCCGTGGAGCGCGGCCGGATCACCGAGTCCGAGCGCGCCGACGCGCTGGCCCGGGTGCGTACCGGCACCGACCTCGGCGCGGCGGCCGACGCCGACCTCGTGATCGAGGTGGCCCCGGAGTCGTACGAGGTCAAGCACCAGATCTTCCGCGAGCTGGACGCCATCGTCCGCCCGGAGACGGTCCTCGCCACCGGCACCAACGCCCTGTCCGTGACCCGGCTCGCCGCCGACTCCGCCCGCCCCGAGCGCGTGCTGGGCCTGCACTTCTTCAACCCGGCGCCCGCGATGAAGCTGGTCGAGGTCGTCTCCTCGGTGCTGACCGCGCCGCAGGCCGTCGCCGCGGTCACCGACCTCGCGCTCGAGCTGGGCAAGGAGCCGGTCGCGGTCGGCGACCGCCCCGGCTTCGTCGCCGACGGCCTGCTCTTCGGCTACCTCAACCAGGCGGCCGCGATGTACGAGGCCCGCTACGCCTCCCGTGAGGACATCGACGCGGCGATGCGGCTCGGCTGCGGCCTGCCGATGGGCCCCCTCGCCCTGCTGGACCTGATCGGCATCGACACCGCGCGCACGGTCCTGGAGGCCATGTACGCCGAGTCCCGCGACCGGCTGCACGCACCCGCACCGATCCTGAAGCAGCTCAGCGAGGCGGGCCTGACCGGCCGCAAGTCCGGGCGCGGCTTCTACAGCTACGAAGCACCGGGCAGCGCCACGGTCGTGCCGGACACGCTGACCCCGGCCGAGGGGGACACCGGGGCCACCGGCCGCAGCGTGCGCAGCGTCGGTGTCGCCGGCTCGGGCACCATGGCCTCCGGCATCGCCGAGGTGTTCGCCAAGGCCGGCTACGAGGTCGTGCTGGCCGCCCGCAGCGAGGAGAAGGCACAGGCCGCCAAGGCCCGGATCGGCAAGTCGCTCGCACGCTCCGTCGACAAGGGCCGGCTGACCGCCGAGGCCGCCGCCGGGGTCCTGGACCTGATCACCCCGGCCGGGTCCTACGACGCCTTCGCCGACGTCGACCTGGCCGTCGAAGCGGTCGCCGAGGACCTGGAGGTCAAGCGGCAGCTGTTCCAGACGCTGGACAAGGTCTGCAAGCCCGGCGCGATCCTCGCCACCACCACCTCCTCACTGCCCGTCGTCGCCTGCGCCCGCGCCACCTCGCGCCCGCAGGACGTCATCGGCATGCACTTCTTCAACCCGGCGCCCGCGATGAAGCTGGTCGAGGTCGTGCGCACGGTGCTGACCGCCGACGACGTCCACGCGACCGTCCGCGAGGTCTGCGCGACGATCAGGAAGCACGCGGTGGACTGCGGCGACCGGGCCGGTTTCATCGTGAACGCGCTGCTGTTCCCGTACCTGAACAACGCCATCAAGATGGTCGAGGAGCACTACGCGTCCCTGGACGACATCGACGCGGCGATGCGGCTCGGCGGCGGCTACCCGATGGGCCCCTTCGAGCTGCTGGACGTGGTGGGCCTCGACGTCTCGCTGGCCATCGAGAAGGTCCTGCACCGCGAGTTCCGCGACCCGGGTCTCGCCCCGTCCCCGCTGCTGGAACACCTGGTGGCGGCGGGCTGCCTCGGCCGCAAGACCGGCCGCGGCTTCCGCGAGTATGCCCGCCGCTGA
- a CDS encoding adenylosuccinate lyase, whose translation MDEELRSLTERLRQESRGSTAFDRLLTTEDQGELAEVLTAPGQPLWARELAAFRLGRAGDRRAFESLVLLLNHRDPPRCASAAHALARLGDPRTARAAAALATNELRVAYALHPVRLLADLRAPESVPALITTLERRLRPHDPYRRVALACVEGLGSLGDPRARRVLNEALAHPALAQAAVRALGRIPQQKEAR comes from the coding sequence GTGGACGAAGAGTTGCGATCGCTCACGGAGCGCTTACGGCAGGAGTCGCGCGGCTCGACCGCGTTCGACCGGCTGCTGACGACCGAGGACCAAGGCGAGCTGGCGGAGGTGCTCACCGCGCCCGGGCAGCCCCTGTGGGCAAGGGAGCTTGCCGCGTTCCGGCTCGGGCGCGCGGGCGACCGCCGGGCCTTCGAGTCCCTGGTGCTGCTCCTCAATCACCGTGACCCTCCGCGCTGCGCCTCCGCCGCACACGCCCTGGCCCGGCTCGGTGACCCGCGCACGGCCCGGGCGGCCGCCGCGCTCGCCACCAACGAACTGCGCGTCGCCTACGCCCTGCATCCGGTACGGCTGCTGGCCGATCTGCGGGCCCCCGAGTCCGTGCCCGCGCTGATCACCACCCTGGAACGCCGGCTGCGCCCGCACGACCCCTACCGCCGGGTCGCCCTCGCCTGTGTGGAGGGCCTGGGCAGCCTGGGCGACCCGCGCGCCCGCCGCGTCCTGAACGAGGCCCTCGCCCACCCGGCACTCGCGCAGGCGGCGGTGCGCGCGCTGGGCCGCATTCCCCAGCAGAAGGAGGCGAGGTGA
- a CDS encoding acyl-CoA dehydrogenase family protein, producing MARLAQTAGLTDVQQEILSTVRDFVDKEIIPVATELEHRDEYPQAIVDGLKELGLFGLMIPEEYGGLGESLLTYALCVEEIARGWMSVSGIINTHFIVAYMLKQHGTQEQKDHFLPRMAAGDIRGAFSMSEPGLGSDVSAITSKAVRDGDEYVLNGQKMWLTNGGTSSLVAVLVRSDEGHPEGTAPHKSMTTFLVEKEPGFGEVRPGLTIPGKIEKMGYKGVDTTELIMDGLRVPADRVLGGVTGRGFYQMMDGVEVGRVNVAARGCGVAQRAFELGVSYAQQRHTFGKPIAQHQAIQFKLAEMATKVEAAHALMVNAARKKDSGERNDLEAGMAKYLASEYCKEVVEDAFRIHGGYGFSKEYEIERLYREAPMLLIGEGTAEIQKMIIGRRLLEEYRFQG from the coding sequence ATGGCGCGCCTCGCCCAGACCGCCGGTCTGACCGACGTCCAGCAGGAGATCCTCTCCACCGTCCGGGACTTTGTCGACAAAGAGATCATTCCTGTCGCGACCGAGCTGGAGCACCGCGACGAGTACCCGCAAGCGATCGTGGACGGCCTGAAGGAACTCGGCCTGTTCGGTCTGATGATCCCCGAGGAGTACGGCGGTCTGGGCGAGTCGCTGCTCACCTACGCGCTGTGCGTGGAGGAGATCGCCCGCGGCTGGATGTCGGTGTCCGGCATCATCAACACGCACTTCATCGTCGCGTACATGCTCAAGCAGCACGGAACGCAGGAGCAGAAGGACCACTTCCTGCCCCGTATGGCCGCGGGCGACATCCGCGGCGCCTTCTCGATGTCGGAGCCGGGCCTGGGCTCCGACGTGTCGGCGATCACCTCGAAGGCGGTGCGGGACGGCGACGAGTACGTCCTGAACGGCCAGAAGATGTGGCTGACGAACGGCGGCACGTCGTCCCTGGTGGCCGTTCTCGTCCGCAGTGACGAAGGCCACCCCGAGGGGACGGCGCCCCACAAGTCCATGACGACCTTCCTGGTCGAGAAGGAGCCGGGCTTCGGCGAGGTCCGCCCGGGCCTCACCATCCCCGGCAAGATCGAGAAGATGGGCTACAAGGGCGTCGACACCACCGAGCTGATCATGGACGGCCTGCGGGTGCCGGCCGACCGGGTGCTCGGCGGCGTCACCGGCCGCGGCTTCTACCAGATGATGGACGGCGTCGAGGTCGGCCGGGTCAACGTGGCGGCCCGTGGCTGCGGTGTCGCCCAGCGCGCCTTCGAGCTGGGGGTGAGCTACGCGCAGCAGCGGCACACCTTCGGCAAGCCGATCGCCCAGCACCAGGCGATCCAGTTCAAACTGGCCGAAATGGCCACCAAGGTCGAGGCCGCCCACGCGCTGATGGTCAACGCCGCGCGCAAGAAGGACTCCGGCGAGCGCAACGACCTCGAGGCGGGCATGGCGAAGTACCTCGCCTCCGAGTACTGCAAGGAGGTCGTGGAGGACGCCTTCCGCATCCACGGCGGCTACGGTTTCTCCAAGGAGTACGAGATCGAGCGGCTCTACCGCGAGGCGCCGATGCTACTCATCGGTGAAGGTACCGCCGAGATCCAGAAAATGATCATCGGCCGCAGGCTGCTCGAAGAGTATCGCTTCCAGGGCTGA
- the ccrA gene encoding crotonyl-CoA carboxylase/reductase — MKDILDAIQSKDATSADFAALPLPESYRAITVHKDDTEMFAGLETRDKDPRKSIHLDEVPVPELGPGEALVAVMASSVNYNSVWTSIFEPLSTFGFLERYGKVSELTKRHDLPYHIIGSDLAGVVLRTGPGVNAWKPGDEVVAHCLSVELESSDGHNDTMLDPEQRIWGFETNFGGLAEIALVKSNQLMPKPAHLSWEEAAAPGLVNSTAYRQLVSRNGAQMKQGDNVLIWGASGGLGSYATQFALAGGATPICVVSSEQKAEIARKMGAELVIDRTAEGYRFWKDEHTQDPKEWKRFGKRIRELTGGEDVDIVFEHPGRETFGASVYVTRKGGTIVTCASTSGYQHEYDNRYLWMSLKRIIGSHFANYREAWEANRLVAKGKIHPTLSKVYSLQDTGQAAHDVHRNVHQGKVGVLCLAPEEGLGVRDEEMRAQHIDAINRFRNI; from the coding sequence GTGAAGGACATCCTGGACGCGATCCAGTCGAAGGACGCCACGTCCGCCGACTTCGCCGCTCTGCCGCTTCCCGAGTCGTACCGCGCGATCACCGTGCACAAGGACGACACGGAGATGTTCGCTGGCCTCGAGACCCGCGACAAGGACCCCCGCAAGTCGATCCACCTCGACGAGGTGCCCGTGCCCGAACTCGGCCCGGGCGAGGCCCTGGTGGCCGTCATGGCCTCCTCGGTCAACTACAACTCGGTGTGGACCTCGATCTTCGAGCCGCTGTCCACGTTCGGGTTCCTGGAGCGCTACGGCAAGGTCAGCGAGCTGACGAAGCGCCACGACCTGCCGTACCACATCATCGGCTCCGACCTCGCGGGCGTCGTCCTGCGCACCGGCCCGGGCGTCAACGCCTGGAAGCCCGGCGACGAGGTCGTCGCCCACTGCCTGTCCGTCGAGCTGGAGTCCTCCGACGGCCACAACGACACCATGCTCGACCCCGAGCAGCGGATCTGGGGCTTCGAGACCAACTTCGGCGGCCTCGCCGAGATCGCGCTCGTGAAGTCCAACCAGCTGATGCCCAAGCCCGCCCACCTGTCGTGGGAGGAGGCCGCGGCCCCGGGCCTGGTGAACTCCACCGCCTACCGCCAGCTGGTCTCCCGCAACGGCGCCCAGATGAAGCAGGGCGACAACGTCCTGATCTGGGGCGCGAGCGGCGGACTCGGCTCCTACGCCACCCAGTTCGCCCTCGCCGGCGGCGCCACCCCCATCTGCGTGGTCTCCAGCGAGCAGAAGGCCGAGATCGCCCGGAAGATGGGCGCCGAGCTGGTCATCGACCGCACCGCCGAGGGCTACAGGTTCTGGAAGGACGAGCACACCCAGGACCCCAAGGAGTGGAAGCGCTTCGGCAAGCGCATCCGCGAGCTGACCGGCGGCGAGGACGTCGACATCGTCTTCGAGCACCCGGGCCGCGAGACCTTCGGCGCCTCCGTCTACGTCACCCGCAAGGGCGGCACCATCGTCACCTGTGCCTCCACCTCGGGCTACCAGCACGAGTACGACAACCGCTACCTGTGGATGTCCCTGAAGCGCATCATCGGCTCGCACTTCGCGAACTACCGCGAGGCCTGGGAGGCCAACCGCCTCGTCGCCAAGGGCAAGATCCACCCGACCCTGTCGAAGGTGTACTCCCTCCAGGACACCGGCCAGGCCGCCCACGACGTCCACCGCAACGTGCACCAGGGCAAGGTCGGCGTGCTGTGCCTCGCGCCCGAGGAAGGCCTCGGCGTGCGCGACGAGGAGATGCGCGCCCAGCACATCGACGCCATCAACCGCTTCCGCAACATCTGA
- a CDS encoding HpcH/HpaI aldolase/citrate lyase family protein, whose product MTVNRLRPRRSCLAVPGSNPRFLEKAQGLPADQVFLDLEDACAPLAKPEARHTIVKFLNEGDWTGKTRVVRVNDWTTEWTYRDVVTVVEGAGQNLDCIMLPKVQTAEQVVALDLLLTQIEKTMGFEVGKIGIEAQIENAQGLNNVNAIAQASPRVETIIFGPADFMASINMKSLVVGEQPPGYPADAYHYILMKILMAARANNLQAIDGPYLQIRNVEGYREVAQRAAALGFDGKWVLHPGQVEASNEIFSPSQEDYDHAELILDAYDYYTSEAGGKKGSAMLGDEMIDEASRKMALVISGKGRAAGMQRTSKFEIPEA is encoded by the coding sequence ATGACCGTCAACCGTCTTCGTCCGCGGCGCTCCTGCCTCGCCGTGCCGGGGAGCAACCCCCGCTTCCTGGAGAAGGCGCAGGGACTCCCGGCCGACCAGGTCTTCCTGGACCTGGAGGACGCGTGCGCGCCGCTCGCCAAGCCCGAGGCGCGGCACACCATCGTCAAGTTCCTCAACGAGGGCGACTGGACCGGCAAGACCCGCGTGGTGCGCGTCAACGACTGGACGACCGAGTGGACGTACCGGGACGTCGTCACGGTCGTCGAGGGCGCCGGGCAGAACCTCGACTGCATCATGCTGCCGAAGGTGCAGACGGCCGAGCAGGTCGTCGCCCTGGACCTGCTGCTGACGCAGATCGAGAAGACCATGGGCTTCGAGGTCGGCAAGATCGGCATCGAGGCGCAGATCGAGAACGCGCAGGGCCTGAACAACGTCAACGCCATCGCGCAGGCCTCCCCGCGCGTCGAGACGATCATCTTCGGCCCGGCCGACTTCATGGCGTCCATCAACATGAAGTCGCTCGTCGTGGGCGAGCAGCCGCCCGGCTACCCGGCGGACGCCTACCACTACATCCTGATGAAGATCCTGATGGCCGCCCGCGCCAACAACCTCCAGGCAATCGACGGCCCCTACCTGCAGATCCGCAACGTCGAGGGCTACCGCGAGGTCGCCCAGCGCGCCGCCGCGCTCGGCTTCGACGGCAAGTGGGTGCTGCACCCGGGTCAGGTCGAGGCGTCCAACGAGATCTTCTCGCCGTCCCAGGAGGACTACGACCACGCCGAGCTGATCCTGGACGCGTACGACTACTACACGTCCGAGGCGGGCGGCAAGAAGGGTTCCGCGATGCTCGGCGACGAGATGATCGACGAGGCCAGCCGCAAGATGGCCCTGGTCATCTCCGGCAAGGGCCGGGCCGCCGGCATGCAGCGCACCAGCAAGTTCGAGATCCCGGAGGCCTGA
- a CDS encoding RidA family protein, with translation MSEPIRIPAPDGVAPAARYSHVVTASGRLVVVSGQLPLDEDGKLVGAGDPAAQARQVFENLKRCLAAAGAGFEHVVKLTYFVTDTAHLPAIRAARAAHLSDDRLPASSAVQVAGLVAPEFLMEIEAFAVVPE, from the coding sequence ATGAGTGAACCGATCCGGATCCCCGCCCCCGACGGCGTCGCGCCCGCGGCCCGGTACAGCCACGTGGTCACGGCGAGCGGCCGTCTTGTCGTCGTCTCCGGTCAGTTGCCCCTGGACGAGGACGGCAAGCTGGTCGGCGCGGGCGATCCCGCGGCGCAGGCCCGACAGGTGTTCGAGAACCTGAAGCGGTGTCTGGCCGCTGCCGGCGCCGGCTTCGAGCACGTCGTGAAGCTGACGTACTTCGTGACGGACACCGCCCACCTGCCCGCGATACGCGCGGCCCGCGCCGCCCATCTGAGCGACGACCGGCTGCCGGCGTCCTCGGCGGTGCAGGTGGCCGGACTGGTCGCGCCGGAGTTCCTCATGGAGATCGAGGCGTTCGCGGTGGTGCCCGAGTGA
- a CDS encoding MaoC family dehydratase — translation MQFGRTYEEFEVGATYKHWPGKTVTEYDDHLFCLLTMNHHPLHMDTNYAEKTTDFGRNVVVGNYIYSLLLGMSVPDVSGKAIANLEIESLRHVAPTFHGDTIYGETTVLDKWPSKSKNDRGIVHVETKGYKQDGTLVCVFRRKVMVPTETYIKERGGEQPGRPELTAPAEKNTEK, via the coding sequence ATGCAGTTCGGACGCACCTACGAGGAGTTCGAGGTCGGGGCGACGTACAAGCACTGGCCCGGCAAGACGGTCACGGAGTACGACGACCACCTGTTCTGCCTCCTCACCATGAACCACCACCCGCTCCACATGGACACCAACTACGCGGAGAAGACGACGGACTTCGGCAGGAACGTCGTCGTCGGCAACTACATCTACTCGCTGCTGCTCGGCATGTCGGTGCCGGACGTCTCCGGCAAGGCGATCGCCAACCTGGAGATCGAGTCGCTCAGGCACGTGGCGCCGACCTTCCACGGCGACACGATCTACGGCGAGACGACCGTGCTCGACAAGTGGCCGTCGAAGTCGAAGAACGACCGCGGCATCGTCCACGTCGAGACCAAGGGCTACAAGCAGGACGGCACCCTGGTGTGCGTCTTCCGCCGCAAGGTCATGGTGCCCACCGAGACGTACATCAAGGAGCGCGGCGGCGAGCAGCCGGGCCGCCCAGAGCTGACCGCACCTGCGGAAAAGAACACGGAGAAGTAA
- a CDS encoding protein meaA, with amino-acid sequence MTERQNAEGNREKDRPWLMRTYAGHSTAEASNELYRRNLAKGQTGLSVAFDLPTQTGYDPDHILARGEVGRVGVPVSHLGDMRRLFQDIPLEQMNTSMTINATAMWLLALYQVVAEEQGADITKLQGTTQNDIVKEYLSRGTHVFPPGPSLRLTTDMIAYTVSHIPKWNPINICSYHLQEAGATPVQEIAYAMSTAIAVLDAVRDSGQVPEERMGDVVARISFFVNAGVRFVEEMCKMRAFGRIWDKVTRERYGIENPKQRRFRYGVQVNSLGLTEAQPENNVQRIVLEMLAVTLSKDARARAVQLPAWNEALGLPRPWDQQWSLRIQQVLAYESDLLEYEDIFEGSKVIEAKVEQLVADALAEIGRIQEMGGAMAAVESGYLKSQLVSSHAERRARIESGEEKIIGVNAFEGTEPNPLTADLDTAIQTVDPAVEARVVDGLRTWRDTRYQPPFNHPRPCKALERLKAAAKGTENLMEATLECARAGVTTGEWASALREVFGEYRAPTGVSSAPVAVAAEPGSALAEVRARVDATARELGTGKLRFLVGKPGLDGHSNGAEQIAVRARDAGFEVVYQGIRLTPEQIVDAALAEDVHAVGLSILSGSHAQLVPDVLERLRVAGATDIPVIAGGIIPNGDADQLRAAGVAAVFTPKDFDITGIIGRIVDEIRTANKLDPLEVPA; translated from the coding sequence ATGACTGAGCGTCAGAATGCCGAAGGCAACCGGGAGAAGGACCGGCCGTGGCTCATGCGCACGTACGCCGGCCACTCCACCGCCGAGGCGTCCAACGAGCTGTACCGGCGCAACCTCGCCAAGGGCCAGACCGGCCTGTCGGTGGCGTTCGACCTGCCGACGCAGACCGGCTACGACCCCGACCACATCCTCGCCCGGGGCGAGGTCGGCCGGGTCGGCGTGCCGGTCTCGCACCTCGGTGACATGCGCCGGCTGTTCCAGGACATCCCCCTGGAGCAGATGAACACCTCGATGACGATCAACGCGACCGCCATGTGGCTGCTGGCGCTCTACCAGGTCGTCGCCGAGGAGCAGGGCGCGGACATCACCAAGCTCCAGGGCACGACCCAGAACGACATCGTCAAGGAGTACCTGTCCCGGGGCACCCATGTGTTCCCGCCGGGGCCCTCGCTCCGCCTGACGACGGACATGATCGCGTACACGGTCTCCCACATCCCCAAGTGGAACCCGATCAACATCTGCAGCTACCACCTGCAGGAGGCCGGGGCCACGCCGGTGCAGGAGATCGCGTACGCGATGTCCACCGCGATCGCCGTCCTGGACGCCGTCCGCGACTCGGGCCAGGTGCCCGAGGAGCGCATGGGCGACGTGGTCGCGCGCATCTCCTTCTTCGTCAACGCGGGCGTCCGCTTCGTCGAGGAGATGTGCAAGATGCGGGCGTTCGGCCGCATCTGGGACAAGGTCACGCGCGAGCGGTACGGCATCGAGAACCCCAAGCAGCGCCGCTTCCGCTACGGCGTCCAGGTCAACTCGCTCGGCCTGACCGAGGCGCAGCCGGAGAACAACGTCCAGCGGATCGTGCTGGAGATGCTGGCCGTGACGCTGTCGAAGGACGCACGCGCGCGTGCCGTGCAGCTGCCCGCCTGGAACGAGGCGCTCGGCCTGCCCCGTCCCTGGGACCAGCAGTGGAGCCTGCGCATCCAGCAGGTGCTCGCCTACGAGAGCGACCTGCTGGAGTACGAGGACATCTTCGAGGGCTCGAAGGTGATCGAGGCGAAGGTGGAGCAGCTGGTCGCGGACGCGCTCGCGGAGATCGGCCGGATCCAGGAGATGGGCGGCGCGATGGCCGCCGTCGAGTCCGGTTACCTCAAGTCGCAGCTCGTCTCCTCGCACGCCGAGCGGCGGGCCCGGATCGAGTCCGGCGAGGAGAAGATCATCGGTGTCAACGCCTTCGAGGGCACCGAGCCGAACCCGCTGACCGCCGACCTGGACACCGCGATCCAGACGGTCGACCCGGCGGTCGAGGCCCGGGTCGTCGACGGGCTGCGGACCTGGCGCGACACGCGCTACCAGCCGCCCTTCAACCACCCGCGCCCCTGCAAGGCGCTGGAGCGGCTGAAGGCGGCCGCCAAGGGCACCGAGAACCTGATGGAGGCCACGCTGGAGTGCGCCCGGGCCGGGGTGACGACCGGCGAGTGGGCGTCGGCCCTGCGCGAGGTGTTCGGCGAGTACCGGGCGCCCACCGGGGTCTCCTCCGCGCCGGTGGCGGTCGCCGCCGAGCCGGGTTCCGCGCTCGCCGAGGTCCGCGCCAGGGTGGACGCCACCGCCCGCGAGCTGGGCACCGGCAAGCTGCGCTTCCTGGTCGGCAAGCCGGGCCTGGACGGGCACTCCAACGGCGCCGAGCAGATCGCCGTACGGGCCCGGGACGCCGGCTTCGAGGTGGTCTACCAGGGCATCCGGCTCACCCCCGAGCAGATCGTGGACGCGGCCCTCGCGGAGGACGTGCACGCGGTGGGCCTGTCGATCCTGTCCGGCTCGCACGCCCAGCTGGTGCCGGACGTACTGGAGCGGCTGCGTGTGGCCGGTGCCACAGATATACCGGTGATCGCTGGTGGCATCATCCCGAATGGTGATGCCGACCAGCTCAGGGCCGCCGGAGTGGCTGCGGTGTTCACCCCGAAGGACTTCGACATCACCGGAATCATCGGCCGCATCGTCGACGAGATCCGGACCGCGAACAAGCTCGACCCCCTGGAGGTCCCCGCATGA
- a CDS encoding TetR family transcriptional regulator, whose protein sequence is MSQPAKSSRTPATPDAPESAAGSRAAAQRLKMRRELAAAAMELFATKGYEATTVDEIAAAAGVARRTFFRHFRSKEEAIFPDHDDTLIRAEAVLNAAPAHEHPLDTVCRGIKEVMKMYAARPEISVARYKLTREVPTLREAEIASVARYERLFTRYLLGHFDEHAHADDANDDPLLAEVAASAVVTAHNHVLRRWLRAGGQGDVEAQLDHAFAIVRKTFGNGIGAGRGPAPRPAAGSAPAAVSAHGEVLVTVARTDAPLDEVMRTIEEALKER, encoded by the coding sequence ATGTCCCAGCCCGCCAAGTCCTCACGTACACCAGCTACGCCCGACGCGCCGGAAAGTGCCGCAGGCAGTCGCGCCGCCGCCCAGCGGCTCAAGATGCGCCGAGAGCTGGCGGCCGCAGCCATGGAGCTGTTCGCGACCAAGGGGTACGAGGCAACCACCGTCGACGAGATCGCGGCCGCCGCCGGGGTCGCCCGCCGCACCTTCTTCCGCCACTTCCGCTCCAAGGAAGAGGCGATCTTCCCCGACCACGACGACACGCTGATCCGCGCCGAGGCGGTGCTCAACGCCGCCCCCGCGCACGAGCACCCGCTCGACACCGTGTGCCGTGGCATCAAGGAAGTCATGAAGATGTACGCGGCCCGGCCCGAGATCTCGGTCGCCCGCTACAAGCTCACGCGCGAGGTGCCCACCCTGCGCGAGGCCGAGATCGCCTCGGTGGCCCGCTACGAGCGTCTGTTCACCCGCTATCTGCTCGGCCACTTCGACGAGCACGCGCACGCCGACGACGCCAACGACGACCCGCTCCTCGCCGAGGTGGCCGCCTCCGCGGTCGTCACCGCCCACAACCATGTGCTGCGCCGCTGGCTGCGGGCGGGCGGCCAGGGCGACGTCGAGGCACAGCTCGACCACGCCTTCGCGATCGTGCGCAAGACGTTCGGCAACGGGATCGGGGCCGGGCGCGGTCCGGCGCCCCGCCCGGCCGCCGGCTCCGCCCCGGCGGCGGTCTCCGCGCACGGCGAGGTACTCGTGACGGTCGCCCGTACCGACGCCCCGCTGGACGAGGTCATGCGGACCATCGAGGAGGCGCTCAAGGAGCGCTGA